Proteins encoded within one genomic window of Humulus lupulus chromosome 1, drHumLupu1.1, whole genome shotgun sequence:
- the LOC133821640 gene encoding uncharacterized protein LOC133821640, giving the protein MDNALRTEVVEDQIWKESVVRRDTMRKLGFQYQPPSSSSSSNNNGDPDLGTSDLSLGVVEKEKEEEEESVLKPDLEEKKEEKEEEKDEENVVDRYFSGEEMGSQNGSDDGNENVNEDENGYGNGSENENENEDEDEDEDEDRKREVEENDNEDGGVGENKSGNETENGSDVNNGSGEMDKKL; this is encoded by the exons ATGGATAATGCCCTTAGAACTGAGGtggtcgaggatcagatatggaaagagagcgttgttaggcgcgataCTATGAGGAAG TTAGGGTTTCAGTATCAGCCaccatcttcctcttcttcttctaataACAATGGTGATCCCGATCTTGGTACTTCTGATCTCAGTCTTGGGGTGGtcgagaaggagaaggaagaGGAG GAAGAGTCGGTTCTGAAACCGGATTtggaggagaagaaagaagaaaaagaagaagagaaggatgAGGAAAATGTTGTCGACAGGTATTTCAGTGGAGAAGAAATGGGGAGCCAGAATGGAAGTGACGATGGAAATGAGAATGTGAATGAGGACGAGAATGGGTATGGGAATGGGAGTGAGAATGAGAATGAAaatgaggatgaggatgaggatgaaGATGAGGATAGGAAGAGAGAAGTGGAAGAGAACGATAATGAAGATGGTGGAGTGGGAGAGAATAAGAGTGGAAATGAGACTGAAAATGGCAGTGATGTAAATAATGGTAGCGGTGAGATGGATAAGAAGCTCTGA
- the LOC133821650 gene encoding alpha,alpha-trehalose-phosphate synthase [UDP-forming] 1-like, translated as MKVEYHLMYLPKCLKDFKKSMKVGWFLHTPFPSYEIHKTLPSRSELLYSVLAADLVANCPIDIDSDRFIRALELPQVQEHIREHKERFAGRKVKLGVDRLDMIKGIPQKILAFKKFLEENPDRRDKVVFLQIVVPTRTDVPECILLSKFALLLLVFA; from the exons ATGAAAGTTGAATACCATCTTATGTATCTTCCAAAATGCTTGAAAGATTTCAAAAAATCAATGAAAGTTGGTTGGTTTCTACATACTCCTTTTCCTTCATATGAAATTCACAAGACATTGCCATCTCGATCAGAGCTGTTGTACTCAGTTCTTGCTGCAGATTTAGTCGCGAAC TGTCCCATTGATATAGATTCAGATCGCTTTATACGTGCACTGGAGCTTCCTCAAGTCCAGGAACACATCAGAGAACATAAAGAAAGATTTGCTGGGCGGAag GTGAAGTTAGGTGTAGATCGCCTTGATATGATCAAAGGGATTCCTCAGAAGATATTGGCCTTCAAAAAATTCCTCGAGGAAAACCCTGATAGGCGTGACAAAGTAGTTTTTTTGCAAATTGTTGTGCCAACTAGAACAGATGTTCCAGAGTGTATACTTCTGTCTAAATTTGCATTGCTTCTTCTTGTGTTTGCCTGA